One region of Paenibacillus polymyxa M1 genomic DNA includes:
- a CDS encoding AraC family transcriptional regulator translates to MKKIYEHIEIDRRKMINLFMFQSTDTERVIPMHFHSNMELIYCTSGSLKVWHEGKITILKEKDALFINSNVPHSTQSITENQVVVLQFPATFFANEQVFIQLNTQERQVEHTILSKLRELFMDIYNLHISKGKYDYILEQSRIIELKYLLVNHFSQTADIQPEVFSEKQRKIKTIMDFIKEHYAENISLAKTARICGYSEAYLSRMFHEYTGQTFTEYKQILCLEKAIDLLETTNKSLTEISYEAGFPNEKSFRKAFKEVMGKTPYEYKKSKFDLSV, encoded by the coding sequence ATGAAAAAAATTTATGAACATATTGAAATAGACAGAAGAAAAATGATTAACCTCTTTATGTTTCAATCGACAGATACAGAAAGAGTCATCCCCATGCATTTTCACAGCAATATGGAATTAATCTATTGTACAAGTGGAAGCCTCAAAGTGTGGCATGAAGGAAAGATAACCATTTTGAAGGAAAAGGATGCACTTTTTATTAATAGCAATGTACCGCACTCCACCCAAAGTATTACGGAAAACCAAGTTGTTGTATTGCAATTTCCAGCTACCTTTTTTGCCAATGAACAAGTATTCATCCAATTAAACACGCAAGAGAGACAAGTTGAACATACTATACTTTCTAAATTAAGAGAGTTATTTATGGATATATATAACCTGCATATTTCCAAAGGGAAATATGACTATATTTTAGAGCAAAGCCGAATTATTGAGCTTAAGTATTTGCTCGTTAATCATTTTAGTCAGACAGCAGACATACAGCCAGAGGTATTTAGCGAAAAGCAGCGAAAGATAAAGACGATCATGGATTTTATTAAAGAGCATTACGCCGAAAATATTAGTCTGGCGAAAACAGCCCGAATCTGCGGCTATTCAGAGGCGTATTTGTCGAGAATGTTTCATGAATATACAGGTCAGACGTTTACGGAGTACAAGCAAATTCTTTGTCTGGAAAAAGCAATCGATTTATTGGAAACAACGAATAAGTCACTTACAGAAATTTCTTACGAGGCGGGCTTTCCCAACGAAAAATCGTTTAGAAAAGCTTTTAAGGAAGTTATGGGTAAAACCCCTTATGAATATAAAAAATCAAAATTTGATCTGAGTGTGTAA
- a CDS encoding glycoside hydrolase family 32 protein: MNKSDAYHLKYHIIPPYGLLNDPNGLAFFNQQYHVFYQWNPQGTEHRNKCWGHVVSSDLVHWQRKGVALEPSEWYDKDGIYSGGAIVHDEKLYLFYTGNVIRNDGVKESYQCAAISEDGEHFQKMGPLFEHPKGYTRHVRDPKVWRDRNGSWWLILGAQREDLTGETLIYKSADLSDWEYQGSFLDHDHEFGYMWECPDLLQFAENDIFVFSPQGLPEAGEYYRNPNQSGYIVGKFMDTGKFSGNLAHFKELDRGFDFYAPQSFKVNDRTIMFGWMSAMNEEAERAVPTIQEGWIHALTLPREIVLSNGVLYQKPLSELQLLRLDGVHSKENIHKNGVWMLPSLQVECIVHFSKLTENFKMIVRNAVEIDYDSEENSLTVWRTNWLTNQREYRKATLANQLVDMQIFIESSSLEIFVNEGEEVFSLRYFLEDTEQRSVMLDAGDNEGEIEIYQLQECGAIINH, translated from the coding sequence ATGAATAAAAGCGACGCTTATCATCTTAAATATCATATTATTCCTCCTTACGGGCTATTAAATGATCCTAATGGACTTGCCTTTTTCAATCAACAATATCATGTCTTCTATCAGTGGAACCCCCAAGGAACCGAACATCGAAATAAATGCTGGGGCCATGTTGTTTCGAGCGATCTGGTGCATTGGCAAAGAAAAGGTGTAGCACTGGAGCCTTCGGAATGGTATGACAAGGATGGCATTTATTCTGGAGGCGCTATAGTTCATGATGAAAAGCTGTATCTGTTTTACACAGGAAATGTAATCAGAAATGATGGAGTCAAGGAAAGCTATCAATGCGCAGCCATTTCGGAGGATGGGGAGCATTTTCAGAAAATGGGCCCTTTGTTCGAACATCCCAAAGGCTATACCAGACATGTCCGAGATCCGAAAGTATGGAGAGATCGGAACGGGAGCTGGTGGCTGATCTTGGGCGCTCAAAGAGAGGACCTGACTGGAGAAACGCTTATCTACAAATCTGCAGATTTGTCTGATTGGGAATACCAAGGATCATTTTTGGATCATGATCATGAGTTCGGATATATGTGGGAATGTCCTGATCTACTTCAATTTGCGGAAAATGATATTTTTGTCTTCTCTCCTCAGGGTTTACCGGAAGCAGGCGAATATTATAGAAACCCTAACCAATCGGGATATATTGTTGGGAAATTCATGGATACAGGAAAATTTAGCGGGAATCTTGCCCATTTCAAAGAGCTTGATCGGGGGTTTGATTTCTACGCGCCACAATCATTTAAGGTGAATGATAGAACCATTATGTTCGGATGGATGAGTGCCATGAATGAAGAAGCAGAGAGGGCTGTTCCAACCATTCAGGAAGGCTGGATTCATGCGCTGACCCTTCCTAGAGAAATAGTGTTGTCTAACGGTGTGCTATACCAGAAACCATTATCGGAATTACAGTTGTTAAGATTGGATGGTGTGCATTCTAAGGAGAACATTCACAAAAATGGGGTTTGGATGCTGCCTTCCTTGCAGGTGGAATGTATTGTTCATTTTTCGAAGCTTACAGAGAACTTCAAAATGATAGTGAGAAATGCTGTGGAAATTGACTATGATTCAGAAGAAAACAGTTTAACCGTATGGAGAACCAACTGGTTGACGAACCAGAGGGAGTACAGAAAAGCAACATTAGCCAATCAACTTGTAGACATGCAAATATTTATAGAAAGCTCAAGTCTGGAGATTTTTGTGAACGAAGGCGAGGAAGTATTTTCTCTGCGTTATTTCTTGGAAGATACGGAACAGCGCAGTGTGATGCTTGATGCAGGAGATAATGAAGGAGAAATTGAGATTTATCAGCTGCAGGAATGTGGAGCCATAATCAATCATTAA
- the queE gene encoding 7-carboxy-7-deazaguanine synthase QueE yields the protein MSNTVNANTVTTHQPTTTLDRAKAAPIPVLEVFGPTVQGEGMVIGRKTMFVRTAGCDYHCSWCDSAFTWDGSAKDQIRRLSATDIWQELKSIGGERFSHVTLSGGNPALLPQLGALITLLRSQGIATAVETQGSRWQEWLYDIDEVTLSPKPPSSGMTTNWEVLDDIVTRLSNQRMAGACSLKVVIFNDTDLAYARTIHERYPHIPLFLQTGNPDVNTENTGQIAESLLHRYEWLIDRVMDDSRLNDVRVLPQLHTLVWGNKRGV from the coding sequence ATGAGTAATACCGTAAATGCTAATACCGTAACTACTCACCAACCTACGACAACTCTCGATAGGGCTAAAGCAGCCCCTATTCCTGTACTTGAGGTGTTTGGTCCCACCGTTCAGGGCGAAGGTATGGTCATTGGTCGTAAAACGATGTTTGTTCGTACCGCAGGCTGCGACTACCATTGCTCATGGTGCGACTCCGCCTTTACCTGGGACGGCAGCGCCAAGGATCAAATTCGACGTCTGAGTGCCACAGATATTTGGCAGGAACTAAAGTCCATCGGCGGCGAACGGTTCTCGCATGTGACCCTTTCCGGAGGCAATCCTGCCCTGCTGCCACAGCTTGGGGCGCTGATTACCCTGCTACGCAGTCAAGGCATTGCCACCGCTGTCGAAACACAAGGCTCCCGTTGGCAGGAATGGCTGTACGATATCGATGAAGTGACCTTATCCCCGAAGCCGCCCAGCTCTGGCATGACGACCAACTGGGAGGTGCTGGATGATATCGTAACCCGTCTATCAAACCAAAGGATGGCTGGAGCATGCAGCCTGAAGGTTGTCATCTTCAATGACACCGATCTCGCCTATGCCCGCACCATTCACGAGCGCTATCCACATATACCGTTGTTCCTCCAGACGGGTAATCCAGATGTGAACACGGAGAACACCGGACAGATTGCGGAGTCCCTGCTCCATCGTTATGAATGGCTTATCGACCGTGTCATGGACGATTCCCGACTAAACGATGTAAGAGTACTCCCACAGCTCCACACCCTCGTATGGGGCAACAAACGCGGCGTATAA
- the queF gene encoding preQ(1) synthase → MTGRKPEELTDVTLLGNQGTQYTFAYDPAILESFDNKHPYRDYFVKFNCPEFTSLCPITGQPDFATIYISYIPDIKMVESKSLKLYLFSFRNHGDFHEDCVNIIMNDLIKLMDPRYIEVWGKFTPRGGISIDPYTNYGKPGTKYEQIAEHRMMNHDMYPETVDNR, encoded by the coding sequence ATGACCGGAAGAAAACCTGAAGAACTGACCGACGTTACCCTACTTGGCAATCAAGGCACACAATACACTTTTGCCTATGATCCCGCCATTCTCGAAAGCTTTGATAATAAACACCCGTACCGCGATTATTTTGTAAAATTCAATTGTCCAGAGTTCACCAGCCTGTGCCCGATCACAGGACAACCTGATTTTGCAACCATCTACATCAGCTACATTCCTGATATTAAAATGGTTGAAAGCAAGTCCCTTAAGCTGTACCTGTTCAGCTTCCGCAACCACGGTGATTTCCATGAAGACTGTGTCAATATCATCATGAATGACTTGATTAAGCTGATGGACCCTCGCTACATTGAAGTATGGGGCAAGTTCACGCCACGCGGCGGCATCTCGATCGACCCGTACACTAACTACGGCAAGCCGGGAACGAAATATGAGCAAATCGCAGAGCATCGTATGATGAACCATGATATGTATCCAGAGACGGTGGATAATCGTTAG